GGCGGCGGCAAGAAGTACATCAGCCTGGTCGCGAAACCGCTGCGCGGCATCCCGTCTGCCTTTTCGGTCGTCGTGAAGGTACGCGCCTTGAACCTCGTCGGCCCCTTCGACGGCCCCGTCACGGTCACCGTCACGGAGACGAACTCGGGCATCGATCGCGTGGGAACGATCTCGGACTGCGTCCTCAAGATCACGGGCATCGCCTGCCGAGCGTTCTGAACGGAAGGAACGGAGCATGATCGCACGTCGCTTGATCGCGTTCGCGGGCCTCGCCGCCCTGCTCGTAGCCGCACCGGCGGGCGCCACGCACTTCCGGTACGGCCTCCTCACCTGGCAGCTCGTGAGCGGAAACACGGTCGACTTCACGCTCCAGAACGTCTTCCGTCGTGACAACTCGCCGAGCTTCAACCCCTGCGTCAACCCGAATACGAACACGGTCATCGCCTGCAGCGGCGGCGACGGCTTTCCCCTTCCCGGCGACGTCATCCGCGAGGACATCGGCGACACGCGGCTCAACTTCGGTGACGGATCGCCCACCATCGGCTCGCCGGGCGGCGGCGGCCTCTTCTATCTCGTGACGTCGGTCGACCCGACGAACAACTGGGCGTTCGGTCTCGCGATCGACAATGCGAGCCTGCCGGCCGTCGACACCTCGATCCGCCACACGTACGGCGTGCCGGGCGTGTACATCGCGCGCATCGAGGACTGCTGCCGGATCTCGCCCGTCGAAGGCCCCAACGCGCACATCAACAACCCCGATCTCGACTACCGCGTCGAGACCCGGGTCGAAGTCGGCATGGGCAACAGCTCGGCCGTGTCCGCGCTGCCCCCGATCGTCATCTGCCCGCAGAACGCGGTCTGCACCTTCCTCGTCCCGGCGACCGACCCGGACGGTGACACCCTGACGTTCCGTCTCTCGACGGCGCCCGAAGCCGACACCGGCGCGTTCGTCCAACCGGGTCCGCCGCAGGCGACGAACGCCGCATCGATCGACCCGATGAGCGGCGTGTACACCTGGAACACGAACGGCGCGACGCTCGGACCGGTCGCGACCAACACGCTCTACTCGACGCAGGTCACGATCGAAGAGCGCGACGCCTCGAACAACATCAAGGGCAAGGTCGCGGTCGACTTCTTCATCCAGCTCGTCCCCGACGTGAACGAGCCACCGGTCTTCGACCATCCGCCGACGCCGACGTGCAACGCGACGCTCACGGCCCAGTCGGGTGTGCCGTTCAGCTTCACCGTGCAGGCCTCGGATCCGGACGCCGGCGACATCGTCACGCTCAACGCGGTGGGCATCCCCGCCGGCGCGACCATGACGCCGCCCCTCCCCACGACCGGCAATCCGGTGTCGAGCCTCCTCTCGTGGACGCCGCTCCTCTCCGACGCCGGCAGCTACGTCGTCAGCTTCACGGCGACGGACACGAACAACCAGCAGGCGATCTGCCCGGTGACGATCGTCGTCGAGGAGCACTGCGGCGACGGCAATCTCGATCCCGGCGAGCAGTGCGACGACGGGAACAACCAGCCGGGCGACTGCTGCTCCCCGGTGTGCACGATCGAGCCGCCCGGCTCGTCGTGTCAGGGCAACAACGCGTGCGATCAGACGTTCACGTGCGACGCCACGGGCCACTGCGTCGGCTCGAACGAGATCACCTGCCTGCCGCTCGATCAGTGTCACGATGCGGGCGTGTGTGACCAGCAGACCGGCCTCTGCTCGAATCCCAACAAGCCCGACGGCACCGTCTGCGACGACGGCGATCCGTGCCGCACGAGCGACCAG
The Candidatus Eisenbacteria bacterium DNA segment above includes these coding regions:
- a CDS encoding putative Ig domain-containing protein; translated protein: MIARRLIAFAGLAALLVAAPAGATHFRYGLLTWQLVSGNTVDFTLQNVFRRDNSPSFNPCVNPNTNTVIACSGGDGFPLPGDVIREDIGDTRLNFGDGSPTIGSPGGGGLFYLVTSVDPTNNWAFGLAIDNASLPAVDTSIRHTYGVPGVYIARIEDCCRISPVEGPNAHINNPDLDYRVETRVEVGMGNSSAVSALPPIVICPQNAVCTFLVPATDPDGDTLTFRLSTAPEADTGAFVQPGPPQATNAASIDPMSGVYTWNTNGATLGPVATNTLYSTQVTIEERDASNNIKGKVAVDFFIQLVPDVNEPPVFDHPPTPTCNATLTAQSGVPFSFTVQASDPDAGDIVTLNAVGIPAGATMTPPLPTTGNPVSSLLSWTPLLSDAGSYVVSFTATDTNNQQAICPVTIVVEEHCGDGNLDPGEQCDDGNNQPGDCCSPVCTIEPPGSSCQGNNACDQTFTCDATGHCVGSNEITCLPLDQCHDAGVCDQQTGLCSNPNKPDGTVCDDGDPCRTSDQCIGGVCVATSASDVDGDGIPDICDSEDGELKVTRLKLRGDTSTTKDTGRFVAKGHFVALTTADAFTHDNPITARVQDRLEGDAMHTWAVTDCAFTPSNGRLKCRSADKLFSGDFRPVPATPNAVRYVLKFKGLPVLAPFKSPITVTLTYGPGIDRVGHIQDCRAGNTSITCKEF